In Flavobacterium sp. N3904, one DNA window encodes the following:
- a CDS encoding LacI family DNA-binding transcriptional regulator: protein MKKKITLKQIAKELDVSISTVSKSLRNSPEIGEETRLKVQAFAKFYHYKPNNIALSLKNRKTKTIGIIIPEIVHHFFSTVINGIEQIANENGYSVVICLSDDSFDKEVLNMELLANGSIDGFIMSLSKETQFKGDFHHITEVINQGMPVVMFDRITNEVLCDKVIIDDKLAAYEAVQNLIDKGRKKIALVTTVDYVSVGKLRTDGYIKALLDNGLTFDENLIIKIENIDTCEIIIGKLLEDKAIDAVLAVNEIFAVTCIKTANKIDLNVPKDLAVIAFTDGMISKYSTPTITTVSQSGVKMGNRAAKILIDRLESEEEDGEENYSTEVIETYLVERESTD, encoded by the coding sequence ATGAAGAAAAAAATTACCCTGAAACAGATTGCAAAAGAATTAGATGTCTCTATATCGACAGTTTCCAAATCACTCCGTAACAGCCCGGAAATAGGAGAAGAGACCAGATTAAAAGTTCAAGCGTTTGCCAAATTTTACCATTACAAACCCAACAATATTGCACTAAGCCTTAAAAACAGAAAAACCAAAACGATAGGCATCATTATCCCTGAAATAGTACATCATTTTTTCTCAACAGTCATAAACGGAATTGAACAAATCGCCAACGAAAATGGTTATAGTGTAGTTATCTGTTTATCGGATGATTCTTTTGATAAAGAAGTTTTAAATATGGAGCTTTTGGCCAATGGAAGTATCGACGGATTTATAATGTCTTTGTCTAAAGAAACACAGTTTAAAGGAGATTTTCATCATATTACCGAAGTGATAAATCAAGGAATGCCAGTGGTTATGTTTGATAGAATAACTAATGAAGTACTTTGCGATAAAGTGATTATCGACGATAAATTGGCGGCTTATGAAGCGGTCCAGAATTTAATCGACAAAGGGCGCAAGAAAATAGCGCTTGTCACTACGGTAGATTATGTAAGCGTTGGTAAACTGAGAACTGATGGTTATATCAAAGCTTTACTCGATAATGGATTGACATTTGATGAAAACTTAATTATAAAGATTGAAAATATCGATACCTGTGAAATCATAATTGGAAAGTTACTGGAAGATAAAGCGATAGACGCAGTTTTGGCTGTAAACGAAATTTTCGCAGTAACCTGTATTAAAACGGCAAATAAAATTGATTTAAACGTTCCAAAAGATTTAGCCGTAATTGCGTTTACCGATGGTATGATTTCAAAATATTCTACGCCAACCATTACTACAGTTAGCCAGAGTGGAGTAAAAATGGGAAATAGAGCGGCAAAAATTCTGATAGACAGATTAGAATCTGAAGAGGAAGATGGTGAAGAAAATTATAGTACCGAGGTGATTGAAACTTATCTTGTAGAACGAGAATCTACAGATTAA
- a CDS encoding glycoside hydrolase family 65 protein, whose amino-acid sequence MNQDYIKPDNWSIIEEGFDRESVKSSESLFSIGNGAMGQRANFEENYTGETFQGSYIAGIYYPDKTKVGWWKNGYPEYFAKVLNAPNWIGINIEINGEDFDLNTCTEVKNFRRELNMKEGWYHRSFQATLKNGTEVEVDIRRFLSLDLDEVGVINYEITPLNKDAKIIYKPYIDAGVTNEDANWEEKFWEPLDVKKSGNEAFVTAQTFKTHFKVTTFMQNTIWAKGEKQNLSPISVDTIADKILFYYDVIVAKGEKSAIQKIGGYTVSLNHDDTISAAENIIQTALAKGYDQLLQDQIDAWAKIWEMSDITIDGDVKAQQGIRFNIFQLNQTYLGKDSRLNIGPKGFTGEKYGGSTYWDTEAYCIPFYMATKDQQVARNLLTYRFNQLDKAIENAEKNLGFKNGAALYPMVTMNGEECHNEWEITHEEIHRNGAIAFAIFNYYRFTGDYSYIPEKGLEVLIGIARFWHQRASFSKNKNQYMILGVTGPNEYENNINNNFYTNYIAKWCIDYTYEQIQKVSLEYPSDHKRIMEKVKLSETELLEWNKVAGNMYFPKSEEMGIYLQQDGFLDKDLVPVKDLDRSQRPINQKWSWDRVLRSPYIKQADVLQCFYFFEDHFSKEELERNFDFYESFTVHESSLSPCVHSIQAALLDKMDMAYAFYLRTSRLDLDDYNKEVEEGCHITSMAGTWMSIVEGFGGMRVKGDTLHFSPKIPKEWSGYSFKINFRNQILKIAVDHTETKLSLEGTNELTVYVNGLPVLVQPKN is encoded by the coding sequence ATGAATCAAGATTATATAAAACCAGATAATTGGTCTATCATCGAAGAAGGATTTGATAGAGAAAGTGTTAAATCTTCCGAAAGTCTTTTCAGCATCGGAAATGGTGCGATGGGACAAAGAGCCAATTTTGAAGAAAACTATACCGGAGAAACTTTCCAGGGAAGCTATATTGCAGGAATTTATTACCCAGACAAAACCAAAGTGGGTTGGTGGAAAAACGGATATCCGGAATATTTTGCCAAAGTATTGAATGCACCAAACTGGATTGGAATCAATATCGAAATTAACGGTGAGGATTTTGATTTAAATACATGTACCGAAGTCAAAAACTTTCGTCGTGAATTGAATATGAAAGAAGGTTGGTACCATCGTTCTTTTCAGGCGACTTTAAAAAACGGTACTGAAGTTGAAGTCGATATTCGTCGTTTTTTATCTCTGGATTTAGATGAAGTTGGGGTGATTAATTATGAAATTACACCTTTAAATAAAGATGCAAAAATCATTTACAAACCTTATATTGATGCTGGTGTAACCAATGAAGATGCAAACTGGGAAGAAAAATTCTGGGAGCCTTTAGACGTTAAAAAATCAGGAAATGAAGCTTTTGTTACGGCTCAAACTTTTAAAACGCACTTTAAGGTAACGACCTTTATGCAAAATACCATTTGGGCAAAAGGCGAAAAACAAAACCTTTCTCCAATATCGGTAGATACAATAGCAGATAAAATTTTATTTTACTATGATGTAATTGTTGCCAAAGGAGAAAAATCAGCCATTCAAAAAATTGGTGGTTACACGGTTTCATTAAATCACGATGACACCATCTCAGCAGCCGAAAATATTATTCAAACTGCTTTGGCAAAAGGATACGACCAATTATTGCAAGATCAAATTGATGCTTGGGCAAAAATTTGGGAAATGTCAGACATCACAATCGATGGAGACGTAAAAGCACAACAAGGAATTCGTTTCAATATTTTTCAATTGAACCAAACCTATTTAGGAAAAGATTCACGTTTGAATATTGGACCAAAAGGATTCACCGGAGAAAAATACGGTGGTTCTACATATTGGGACACTGAGGCCTATTGTATTCCATTTTATATGGCGACCAAAGACCAACAAGTAGCCCGTAACCTTTTGACGTATCGTTTCAACCAATTGGATAAAGCGATTGAAAATGCCGAGAAAAACTTAGGTTTCAAAAACGGAGCGGCTTTATACCCAATGGTTACCATGAATGGGGAAGAATGTCATAATGAATGGGAAATCACACACGAAGAAATCCATAGAAATGGCGCCATTGCTTTTGCCATTTTCAATTATTATCGTTTTACTGGAGATTACTCTTATATCCCTGAAAAAGGATTGGAAGTGTTAATTGGTATTGCCCGTTTTTGGCATCAAAGAGCGTCATTCTCCAAAAACAAAAATCAATACATGATTTTGGGAGTAACTGGACCAAACGAATACGAAAACAACATCAACAATAATTTCTACACCAATTATATTGCCAAATGGTGTATTGATTACACCTACGAGCAAATTCAAAAAGTGTCGTTAGAATATCCTTCAGACCATAAACGTATTATGGAAAAAGTGAAATTATCAGAGACTGAATTGCTTGAATGGAATAAAGTGGCTGGAAATATGTACTTCCCAAAATCAGAAGAAATGGGGATTTACTTGCAACAAGATGGATTTTTGGACAAAGATTTGGTTCCGGTAAAAGATTTAGACCGTTCACAAAGACCAATCAACCAGAAATGGTCTTGGGATCGTGTATTGCGTTCGCCTTACATCAAGCAAGCCGACGTATTGCAATGTTTCTACTTCTTTGAAGACCATTTTTCTAAAGAAGAATTGGAACGCAATTTTGATTTCTACGAATCATTTACGGTTCATGAAAGTTCATTGTCTCCTTGCGTGCACTCGATTCAGGCCGCATTGTTGGACAAAATGGATATGGCGTATGCGTTTTATTTAAGAACATCTCGTTTGGATTTGGATGATTATAATAAAGAAGTGGAAGAAGGTTGTCATATCACATCGATGGCTGGAACCTGGATGAGTATTGTTGAAGGATTTGGTGGAATGAGAGTGAAAGGGGATACCCTGCATTTCTCTCCAAAGATTCCTAAAGAATGGTCGGGTTATTCTTTTAAAATTAATTTCAGAAATCAAATTTTAAAAATTGCGGTTGATCATACGGAAACTAAATTATCGTTGGAAGGAACCAATGAGCTTACCGTTTATGTAAATGGTTTGCCAGTTTTGGTTCAGCCAAAAAACTAG
- a CDS encoding RagB/SusD family nutrient uptake outer membrane protein, with protein sequence MKKIQIKLLGISLMMMGLFSSCTGELDQSPDNGSQLPADQVFSNPASYKQVLSKLYAGFSTTGQVGNNGGAPDILGINEGESQYIRGYFLLQELSTDVTILGWNDATIKDFHYQTWTASDKFLNAMYSRFAYQAVNCTEFLKQTTDAKLAGKGLDAALLAEIKTYRAEARLLRAITYWHLLDTFGAGSILTEESPDSFNYPPYASRQELYTFVDTELTAIEAELKDPKTNEAFRADKACAWMLHAKLYMNAKVYTGTANYDGAAAYINKIITSGKFSLVNNYKYLFLADNDVNGAQNETILTAAYDGIKTTGYGGTTFLVHAGIDGDSKMPASEFGIGGGWGGYRATSAFVSLFDGSTTDVRGNFYTTGHTLENTDVSSFYSGYAFQKFRNVKVDGSWGSDASGNFVDTDFPIFRYADVLLMYAECQLRGAAGTNAVDALSYVNAIRTRANAGTISAGELTLPFLLDERGRELYLEGHRRTDLIRFGKFTGGSYLWPWKGGVYSGSPTQSYRDLYPIPAQTLANNTTYKQNPGY encoded by the coding sequence ATGAAAAAGATACAAATAAAATTATTGGGTATTTCTTTGATGATGATGGGCTTGTTTTCATCATGTACAGGAGAATTAGACCAATCTCCAGATAACGGGTCTCAACTTCCGGCCGATCAAGTTTTTAGTAATCCAGCTTCCTATAAACAAGTATTGTCAAAATTATATGCTGGTTTTTCTACGACAGGTCAAGTTGGAAATAATGGAGGAGCTCCAGATATTTTGGGTATTAACGAAGGTGAAAGCCAATATATAAGAGGTTACTTCTTATTGCAAGAACTATCAACGGATGTTACCATTTTAGGATGGAACGATGCCACGATTAAAGATTTTCATTATCAAACATGGACGGCTTCAGATAAATTCCTGAATGCTATGTATTCTCGTTTTGCCTATCAGGCAGTAAATTGTACTGAGTTTCTGAAACAAACAACTGATGCAAAATTGGCGGGTAAAGGTCTAGATGCTGCTTTATTAGCCGAAATAAAAACATATAGAGCTGAAGCTCGTTTGTTGAGAGCTATTACTTACTGGCATTTGTTGGATACCTTTGGTGCTGGGTCTATACTTACCGAAGAGTCACCAGATAGTTTTAATTATCCTCCTTATGCATCAAGACAAGAATTGTACACTTTTGTAGATACTGAATTGACCGCAATTGAAGCAGAATTGAAAGACCCTAAAACCAATGAAGCTTTTCGTGCAGACAAAGCCTGTGCCTGGATGCTGCATGCAAAACTTTACATGAATGCCAAAGTATATACTGGAACAGCAAACTATGATGGTGCTGCTGCTTATATCAATAAAATTATTACTTCTGGTAAATTTTCATTGGTAAATAATTATAAATATTTATTTCTAGCAGACAATGATGTAAATGGAGCGCAAAATGAAACTATATTAACAGCAGCTTATGATGGTATAAAAACAACTGGATATGGTGGAACAACTTTCTTGGTACATGCCGGAATTGACGGAGACAGTAAAATGCCTGCTTCAGAGTTTGGTATTGGAGGCGGATGGGGAGGCTATAGAGCTACCTCTGCTTTTGTAAGTTTGTTTGACGGTAGCACTACCGATGTAAGAGGGAATTTTTACACTACAGGTCATACCTTAGAAAATACTGATGTATCCAGTTTTTATTCTGGATATGCTTTTCAAAAATTCAGAAACGTAAAAGTTGATGGTTCATGGGGTTCAGATGCATCGGGTAATTTTGTTGATACAGACTTCCCAATATTTCGTTATGCAGATGTATTACTAATGTATGCAGAATGTCAACTTAGGGGAGCAGCAGGAACAAATGCTGTTGATGCGCTTAGCTATGTAAATGCCATTAGAACTAGAGCAAATGCAGGGACTATTTCGGCTGGTGAACTTACTTTACCGTTCCTTTTGGACGAGAGAGGAAGAGAGCTATATCTTGAAGGTCATAGAAGAACGGATTTAATTCGATTTGGTAAATTTACTGGTGGTTCTTATTTATGGCCATGGAAAGGTGGCGTATATTCTGGTTCACCTACTCAATCCTATAGAGATTTATATCCTATCCCTGCTCAAACATTAGCAAATAACACAACCTATAAACAAAACCCTGGGTACTAA
- a CDS encoding SusC/RagA family TonB-linked outer membrane protein encodes MKTIYRKLLFLVLLLPFCAMAQNKVEGTVVDNVSGQPIPGVNVKIEGSSTGASTGFDGKFQLSNVKPTDVLSISYMGYATRTIAVGSQTSLTIKLQEDSNQLKEVVVQVGYGTVKKKDATGTISVLGTKDFNKGPVVSADAMITGRVAGMQVINGGGSPGESAVIRIRGGSSLTASNDPLYVIDGVPTQAGGVQGGRNPLSTINQNNIESISVLKDASATAIYGSRASNGVVIITTKKGKTGDIKVSYNGVFQVSQISNKVDVLSTDEFKSVVDQYGTPAQKALVGTSSTDWQDQIYRTAFGTDNNIAVGGGVDNVTYRASVGYANLQGILLRDNLQRTTFQAGLVGNFFDKQLRVEINNNTASLVNNYSNRGAIGAAVGYDPTRPVKNDDGTYSQWYNANGTYQILTLRNPVSLIQQNNNYGTSFRSIGNAQIDYKPNFIPGLKATANFGIDNNDGVGYGDNSLDFLNGQTGTGYGNTYEHTQNSYNKLMDLYANYNSTIGAVDGVYDVTAGYSYQNFRNTNSGFAYNYEQNKYTYDLENPNTVNLQSFFARGNFTFANKYLVTASYRLDGTSRFTPDNRWSGFPAVALGWKVNEEGFLKDVESVSTLKLRLSWGITGQQDLPGKYYPSLPLYQSSDTASQYPLGGAYYSTLRPQAYNSDLKWEETTSWNAGIDFGFFQNRFTGSVDVYQKDTKDLLLNTQNPSFFGFSNYGDYNVGAMTNKGIEVALSADIIKNDDWNWNLGGNITFQNSEITALTTDSANTPGIAVGGISGGTGNTIQNHQVGYAPNAFFVYEQAYGADGKPLDGVVIDRNQDGKIDDLDKYRYHKPAADAFYGVNTSVSYKNWLLAMNFRGSWGNFNYNNVDSNAGTVKTVLISPSYINNGMNNLLETGFLQTSDRQYLSDYYVQKADFFRMDNVSLGYTFDQKDDKGAIIQLTGAVQNVFVVTEYTGLDPEVVNPGNSVGIDNNIYPRPITFTLGLNVNF; translated from the coding sequence ATGAAAACAATTTATAGAAAGTTGTTATTTTTAGTACTACTGCTTCCGTTTTGTGCAATGGCACAGAATAAAGTAGAAGGAACGGTTGTTGATAATGTATCAGGGCAGCCTATTCCGGGAGTAAATGTAAAAATAGAAGGAAGTTCTACGGGAGCTTCAACAGGTTTTGATGGTAAATTTCAATTGTCGAATGTAAAACCAACAGATGTACTTAGTATATCTTACATGGGTTATGCAACCAGAACAATTGCAGTTGGATCGCAAACCTCTTTAACAATCAAACTTCAAGAAGACTCCAACCAATTAAAAGAGGTAGTAGTTCAAGTGGGGTATGGTACTGTTAAGAAAAAAGATGCTACTGGTACTATTTCGGTTTTAGGCACAAAAGACTTTAACAAAGGACCAGTAGTTTCTGCAGATGCTATGATTACCGGTAGAGTTGCTGGTATGCAAGTTATTAATGGAGGAGGTTCTCCAGGTGAGAGTGCAGTTATTAGAATTAGAGGAGGGTCTTCCTTAACGGCCAGTAATGATCCTCTTTATGTAATTGACGGAGTTCCTACTCAGGCAGGTGGTGTTCAAGGTGGCAGAAACCCTTTGTCAACCATCAATCAAAATAATATCGAGTCAATCTCAGTATTAAAAGATGCCTCTGCAACTGCTATTTATGGATCTCGTGCTTCTAATGGGGTTGTGATTATTACAACCAAAAAAGGAAAAACGGGAGATATTAAGGTAAGTTATAACGGTGTTTTCCAAGTATCTCAAATCTCTAACAAAGTTGATGTTTTATCAACAGATGAGTTTAAAAGTGTGGTAGATCAATATGGTACACCAGCCCAAAAAGCATTGGTTGGTACCAGCAGCACCGACTGGCAAGATCAGATTTACAGAACTGCTTTTGGAACAGACAACAATATTGCAGTAGGAGGTGGTGTTGACAATGTGACTTATAGAGCGTCTGTAGGATATGCTAACTTACAAGGGATATTGCTTAGAGATAATTTGCAAAGAACTACTTTTCAAGCTGGATTAGTTGGAAACTTTTTCGATAAACAATTAAGAGTTGAAATCAACAATAATACAGCTTCTTTGGTAAACAATTATAGTAATCGTGGAGCAATTGGAGCTGCTGTAGGTTACGACCCTACTCGTCCTGTAAAAAATGATGATGGCACTTATTCCCAATGGTATAATGCAAACGGTACTTACCAAATTTTAACTTTAAGAAACCCTGTATCTCTTATACAACAAAATAATAACTATGGAACTTCATTTAGAAGTATAGGAAATGCACAAATTGATTATAAACCAAACTTTATCCCTGGCTTAAAAGCAACTGCAAATTTTGGTATTGACAATAACGACGGTGTAGGTTATGGCGATAATAGTCTAGATTTTTTAAACGGGCAAACAGGTACTGGTTATGGTAATACATATGAACACACCCAAAACAGTTACAATAAATTGATGGATTTGTATGCCAATTACAACAGTACTATTGGAGCAGTTGATGGAGTATATGATGTAACAGCGGGTTACTCTTATCAAAATTTTAGAAATACAAATTCAGGATTCGCTTACAATTATGAGCAAAATAAATATACCTATGATCTTGAAAATCCAAATACTGTAAATCTACAATCTTTCTTTGCCAGAGGTAATTTTACTTTTGCCAATAAATATTTAGTGACAGCATCCTATAGACTAGATGGAACTTCACGTTTTACTCCAGATAATCGTTGGTCCGGATTCCCTGCTGTAGCATTGGGTTGGAAAGTTAATGAAGAAGGGTTCTTAAAAGATGTTGAGAGCGTATCTACACTAAAATTAAGATTGAGTTGGGGTATCACTGGACAACAAGATTTACCAGGAAAATATTACCCTTCACTTCCTTTGTACCAATCCTCTGACACAGCTTCACAATATCCTTTAGGAGGAGCATATTACAGCACTTTGAGACCTCAAGCCTACAATTCAGATTTAAAATGGGAAGAAACTACGTCTTGGAATGCTGGTATTGATTTTGGTTTTTTCCAAAACAGATTTACCGGAAGTGTCGATGTATATCAAAAAGACACAAAGGATTTATTGTTAAACACCCAAAACCCATCATTCTTTGGTTTTTCGAACTACGGAGACTACAATGTAGGAGCGATGACAAATAAAGGTATCGAGGTAGCCTTGTCTGCAGACATTATAAAAAATGATGACTGGAATTGGAATCTTGGAGGTAATATTACATTTCAAAACTCTGAAATTACAGCTTTGACAACAGATTCAGCTAATACACCTGGAATAGCTGTAGGTGGAATTTCTGGAGGAACTGGTAACACTATTCAAAACCACCAAGTTGGATATGCTCCAAATGCATTTTTTGTATACGAACAAGCGTATGGTGCAGACGGAAAACCATTAGATGGTGTGGTAATTGACAGAAATCAAGATGGTAAAATTGATGATTTAGACAAATACCGTTATCATAAACCAGCAGCAGATGCTTTTTATGGAGTTAATACTAGCGTATCCTATAAAAACTGGCTTCTTGCAATGAATTTTAGAGGTTCATGGGGTAACTTTAATTATAACAACGTAGATTCTAATGCTGGCACAGTAAAAACCGTATTGATTAGTCCTAGTTACATTAATAATGGTATGAATAATTTACTTGAAACAGGTTTTTTACAAACTTCAGACAGACAATATCTTTCCGATTATTATGTACAAAAAGCCGATTTTTTCAGAATGGATAACGTAAGTTTAGGATATACTTTTGATCAAAAAGATGATAAGGGTGCAATAATACAATTGACTGGTGCAGTTCAGAATGTATTTGTAGTTACTGAATATACAGGTTTGGATCCTGAGGTAGTTAATCCAGGTAACTCTGTTGGAATTGACAACAATATCTATCCTAGACCAATCACTTTTACGTTAGGTTTAAACGTTAACTTCTAA
- a CDS encoding MFS transporter produces the protein MEKPKLSFWQIWNLSFGFLGVQIGYSLQNGNTSRILEALGADVHSIGYFWLAAPLAGLVVQPIIGLSSDKTWTKLGRRIPFIFFGAIVSALAMFFMPNAEYFTFLLPPLLFGAVMLLLMDTSFNVTMQPFRALVGDMVNDEQRNLGYSLQSALINFGAVFGSLLPWILVKIGMSNVPAAGEKVAESVIWSFYIGGAILLGTVLWTVFRTKEYAPKEHAEYNKIDLDSSEKKEKTSIFKLIGNAPTIFWQLGIVQFFSWFALFLMWVYTTRAIANQVWGHGVALDAKSIGFNEAGDWTGVMFAFYSGVAAVFSLLIPSIAKAIGRKKTYSFSLVLGGLGLISMFMVEDKNLLLLSISGVGLAWAAILAMPYAMLSGSLPADKMGVYMGLFNATITIPQIAAGILGSTLIALFGGNPMAIIVIAGVSMLIAGTAVFFVKEKTASIK, from the coding sequence ATGGAAAAACCGAAATTAAGCTTTTGGCAAATTTGGAATTTAAGTTTTGGATTCCTCGGAGTTCAAATTGGCTATTCTTTGCAAAATGGGAATACAAGTAGAATATTAGAAGCTTTAGGAGCAGATGTTCATAGCATTGGTTATTTTTGGTTAGCAGCACCGCTGGCAGGTTTGGTTGTTCAACCCATTATTGGTCTTTCAAGTGACAAAACTTGGACAAAATTAGGAAGACGCATCCCATTTATATTTTTTGGAGCAATTGTATCGGCATTGGCAATGTTTTTTATGCCAAATGCAGAATATTTTACCTTTTTATTGCCGCCATTATTGTTTGGAGCTGTTATGTTGTTGTTAATGGATACTTCCTTTAATGTAACAATGCAACCATTTAGAGCTCTTGTAGGAGACATGGTCAATGATGAACAACGCAATTTAGGATATTCATTGCAAAGTGCACTTATCAATTTTGGAGCAGTATTTGGTTCTTTATTGCCTTGGATTCTTGTGAAAATCGGAATGTCCAATGTTCCTGCAGCAGGCGAAAAAGTAGCAGAATCGGTTATTTGGTCTTTTTATATAGGAGGGGCAATATTATTGGGAACTGTGCTTTGGACAGTTTTTAGAACCAAAGAATACGCACCAAAAGAGCATGCTGAATACAATAAAATTGACCTTGACAGTTCTGAGAAAAAAGAAAAAACAAGTATTTTTAAATTAATCGGGAATGCACCTACAATCTTTTGGCAATTGGGAATCGTTCAGTTTTTCTCATGGTTTGCTTTGTTTTTGATGTGGGTTTATACCACAAGAGCTATTGCCAATCAAGTTTGGGGGCATGGAGTTGCTCTGGATGCAAAATCAATTGGATTTAACGAAGCAGGCGATTGGACTGGAGTAATGTTTGCGTTTTATAGTGGAGTGGCTGCAGTCTTCTCTTTATTGATCCCATCGATTGCAAAAGCAATTGGAAGAAAAAAAACATACAGTTTTTCACTCGTTTTAGGAGGATTAGGATTGATTTCTATGTTTATGGTTGAAGATAAAAACCTTTTATTACTGTCTATTTCCGGAGTAGGATTGGCATGGGCTGCTATTTTAGCAATGCCATATGCAATGTTATCTGGTTCATTGCCAGCAGACAAAATGGGAGTATATATGGGTCTTTTTAATGCAACAATAACAATACCTCAAATTGCAGCGGGTATATTAGGTAGCACATTAATTGCACTTTTTGGAGGTAATCCAATGGCAATTATCGTGATAGCCGGTGTATCAATGCTAATAGCTGGTACAGCCGTGTTTTTTGTAAAGGAAAAAACAGCTTCGATAAAATAA
- the pgmB gene encoding beta-phosphoglucomutase, with protein sequence MKKSKGFIFDLDGVIVDTAKYHFLAWKKIANELGIDFTLEHNELLKGVSRVRSLDIILELGKVEASQEDKNKWLIQKNEDYLSYLVDMDESEILPGVMTVLKFLKENNQPIALGSASKNARPILEKTGTLPYFDAIVDGNDVVNAKPDPEVFLHAARLLNVANEDSIVFEDSVAGIQAANIANMVSVGIGEEATLNEAQYIFKDFTHIDSDFLESLINK encoded by the coding sequence ATGAAAAAGAGTAAAGGATTTATATTTGATTTGGACGGTGTAATTGTAGATACCGCCAAATATCATTTCTTGGCATGGAAAAAAATTGCCAATGAATTAGGAATTGATTTTACATTAGAACATAATGAATTATTAAAAGGAGTGAGTCGTGTTCGTTCCTTGGATATAATATTAGAATTGGGAAAAGTTGAGGCTTCACAAGAAGACAAAAACAAATGGCTGATTCAAAAAAACGAGGATTATCTTTCGTATTTGGTTGACATGGATGAAAGTGAAATTCTTCCCGGGGTTATGACTGTTTTGAAATTTTTAAAAGAAAATAATCAACCAATTGCTTTAGGATCGGCTAGCAAAAATGCTAGACCTATTCTGGAGAAAACAGGAACATTGCCTTATTTTGATGCCATAGTTGATGGGAATGATGTTGTCAATGCAAAACCAGATCCCGAAGTTTTTCTTCATGCTGCACGTTTATTGAATGTAGCTAATGAAGATTCAATTGTTTTTGAAGATTCTGTTGCAGGGATTCAAGCCGCAAATATCGCTAATATGGTAAGTGTTGGTATTGGTGAAGAAGCTACACTTAATGAAGCACAATATATTTTTAAAGATTTCACACACATTGACTCAGATTTTTTGGAGTCACTTATTAATAAATAA